The genomic window CTTAGCGCGCACTGAGAAGCTGGCTGAAAATTATGAGTTGGGGACAGAACCCCCTGTCTCTGAAACGGCTGCTCTCTTGGGTGGCGTTGAGCGTCCAAGCGCAGGCTCAATCACACTGACCGAGGTTTTCGAGCTTTATGTTGCAGAAATCGCGTTTGATGCTCAACGTAAAAAATCCCCCGCTCAGCGCAGTTCCTGGGAGAAAGCCAAACGCACGTCTATCAACTATTTTGTGCAAGCCATCTGTGATTTGAAGATTGGTAAAATTGAACGTCGTCACGCCCTTCAATATCGCAACTGGTGGGCTGACAGGATAAAATCAGGCGATGACAATGGGGATCGTCCCACACCCTATACTGCAAACCGTCATATCGGGAATATGCGTTCTCTCTACCGCGAGTACTTTTCTTATAAAGGAGAAGAAGACCGCTCCAACCCATTCCGCCGTATTTCGTTCAAGGAAGACCGCTCTACAAAAAAGAAACGACCGCCATTTTAGACAGATTGGATAAAAGACAAATTTCTAGTGCCCGGCCTGTTTGATAGTGTGAACGAAGAAGCACGCCACATTCTTTACACACTGATTGAAACGGGTGCTCGTCCAAGTGAGCTTTGTAACTTACGTCCTGAGAATATTCGTCTTGATGCGGATGTGCCCTATTTGGCAATTCGGGAAGCGGATAGCCGCGAGATCAAAGCGGACGCTTCTGACCGTGATATTCCGTTGGTAGGAATTTCCCTTGCGGCAATGAAGTTACATCCGCACGGATTTCCGAGATATTTTGACAAAAGAACAAGTAACACATATGTTACCATATGATTGAGGTTGAAGAATATCTTGATGCGCAGGGTCAAAGCCCCTTTGGAGCCTGGTTCGACAAACTGGATAGTCAGGCGGCCCTGAAAGTCACAACCTATCTGGCGCGCATTGAGACGGGTAACACGTCCCAGCTCAAAAACCTGGGCGACGGCATTTCAGAATGTCGTATCCATTGGGGTCCGGGCATTCGGATCTATTTGGCCTAGGGTGGCACAAAACTGGTCATCCTGCTTGGCGGCGGGACGAAACGCCGCCAGAGCAAAGACATCGACGCGGCCAAAACCGCATGGAAAGACTATAAAGCGTGTAAGCGCAAAGACAGAAAGTAGAGCGATGGCCCTAACAAAAAGTTTTAAAGACCGTATTCAAAATCGCGCCGCGCGCGATTCTGAATTTCGCTATGGCCTCCTCACTGAGAGCATTGAGAGCATGTTGTCCGGCGACATCGACACGGGTAAGTCGCTCCTGCGCGATTATGTGAATGCCACGATTGGCTTTGAGGGCTTGGCAGAACTCACAGAGAAATCGCCAAAAAGCCTCATGCGGATGGTCAGTCCTTCGGGTAATCCAACGGCTAAGAACCTCTTTGCTATCATCAGCCTCTTACAGCGTGAAGAAGGGTTGCATTTACAAATTAGAACGGCCTAAGCGTTATTGATTGACACTTGATGCTATTCGCAAGCCAAGCACATTACGTTTTATCGTTCTGCTGTTGGTAAGCTGACAGATGACAATCATTAGATATCTAGCTGTTGTGCTAGAACGACCCCACCAAACAGACCCGCGTCATCTCCCAAAGCGGGGGAGGCAATGAGGCTATTGATTGCCGCTTCTGATTGTCCGAGATAATTATTTATTAAATTGGCATATTGCTCTCTGACTTTGTCAAGTAAATGCGGGGCGAGCATGAGGCCCCCGCCAAGAATAATTTTATTAGGGCGGAGCGTAAGTGAAAGAATATTGCACGCTTGAGCGAGATAAAAGGCTTCTATGTCCCAGCCTATATGCGCAGGTGAAAGAGATTTGGGGTCGCCGTATCTTCGGGTTAAGGCTGTTGCCGATGCCAGACCCTCAAGGCAATCGCCGTGAATTGAGCAAACGCCTTTAAAATCCATGTCAGCATCGTGACGCTTGAGGCGTATATGACCAAATTCCGGATGTGAGGGTTTTCCAATCAGATATCCATTAGCAAAAAGCCCGGCACCGATCCCTGTGCCAATCGTGATATAGGCCGCCGATTTCGCTCCTTTGGCAGCCCCCCATTCCATTTCAGCGAGAAGCGCCCCGTTTACGTCCGTATCGATAGAGACCGGCACTGATAGCGCCGCTTCGAAATAGGTTTTCAGATTTGTCGCGGACCAGCCCAATTTTGGTCCTTCCAGTATCATACCGTAATTTGGGGATTGAATATCGACATCTATGGGTCCGAAGGATGCGATACCCATAGCGCGGGCCTGAATGCCTTTAACGGCCTGCTCTTGAAAGAAAGCTACGCATCTGGATAGGGTCTCATTTGGGCTGGTCGTAGGAATACGCACGCCGGCTAAGACTTCACGGTGATTTTTCTCATTTCCCATCTGGATCAGGGCGCATTTAAATGTTGTTCCGCCAGCATCAATCGCTGCAAAAATAGGCGCAGTTTCTAAACCGTCGTTCATAGTCATAAAATTACCTTTCGAGGACCAGTTCAAACCTAATTCATTCTATTATCTGGCGATATATGCGCGAAAATAAAATAAATTGCAATCGATTGTATTTATGGTTATGAGTCAAAAAAAAGGGGAAAATAAATGTTAATTCTAAAGCCAAATTCAGAGACGGTGACACCTGCACCCAGTTATTTCGCGGTGACGGCATTAACTTATACCATGTTCTTCATGTTTGCGATGACAACCGATGCAGTAGGTGAAATCATTAAAATCGCTAAGGGCGATATGAACCTCTCCAACACACAAGCCAGCGCGTTCCATTGGGCAACGATGACAGCGATTGCCCTGTCTGGAATATTATTCGGATATTTTGCCGATAAGTTTGGGCGCAAAAAAACAATCATTGCCGGTCTTGGGCTCTACGGTCTCGCGAGCGCGTCATTTTTCATGGGGACAAGTTTTCAACTTTATTTCAGCCTTCTCTTTGTGAGTGGTCTTGCGATCGGTATTTTTAAAACAGCCGCATTGGCCCTCATCAGCGACATAACGACGTCAACAGAAGAGCATACGCGCACTATGAATGCCCTTGAGGGCTTTTTCGGTATTGGCGCCATAGTCGGCCCTCTGCTGGTCATTTCTCTGCATGCCCGAGGAATTTCATGGACATATCTCTATCTATTTGCCGCAGCTCTCTGTCTTGTCATGATTATTTGGGCCGCGTTTACGAGTTATCCTCAAACTAAAAAATCAACAGATGAGCCCGTAAACTTATGG from Litorimonas taeanensis includes these protein-coding regions:
- a CDS encoding site-specific integrase gives rise to the protein MPGLFDSVNEEARHILYTLIETGARPSELCNLRPENIRLDADVPYLAIREADSREIKADASDRDIPLVGISLAAMKLHPHGFPRYFDKRTSNTYVTI
- a CDS encoding type II toxin-antitoxin system RelE/ParE family toxin, producing MIEVEEYLDAQGQSPFGAWFDKLDSQAALKVTTYLARIETGNTSQLKNLGDGISECRIHWGPGIRIYLA
- a CDS encoding helix-turn-helix domain-containing transcriptional regulator is translated as MALTKSFKDRIQNRAARDSEFRYGLLTESIESMLSGDIDTGKSLLRDYVNATIGFEGLAELTEKSPKSLMRMVSPSGNPTAKNLFAIISLLQREEGLHLQIRTA
- a CDS encoding ROK family protein, coding for MTMNDGLETAPIFAAIDAGGTTFKCALIQMGNEKNHREVLAGVRIPTTSPNETLSRCVAFFQEQAVKGIQARAMGIASFGPIDVDIQSPNYGMILEGPKLGWSATNLKTYFEAALSVPVSIDTDVNGALLAEMEWGAAKGAKSAAYITIGTGIGAGLFANGYLIGKPSHPEFGHIRLKRHDADMDFKGVCSIHGDCLEGLASATALTRRYGDPKSLSPAHIGWDIEAFYLAQACNILSLTLRPNKIILGGGLMLAPHLLDKVREQYANLINNYLGQSEAAINSLIASPALGDDAGLFGGVVLAQQLDI
- a CDS encoding MFS transporter, with product MLILKPNSETVTPAPSYFAVTALTYTMFFMFAMTTDAVGEIIKIAKGDMNLSNTQASAFHWATMTAIALSGILFGYFADKFGRKKTIIAGLGLYGLASASFFMGTSFQLYFSLLFVSGLAIGIFKTAALALISDITTSTEEHTRTMNALEGFFGIGAIVGPLLVISLHARGISWTYLYLFAAALCLVMIIWAAFTSYPQTKKSTDEPVNLWKSFALMSNKYAMGFSMAIALYVAAEVSIFVWLPSYLEGYTGTQIATWMATYAVMVFFVFRALGRFLGIWILKHIKWTTVMMIFSGVIFVCFAASAFFGQTVAAFLMPLSGLFMSMMYPTLNSKGISCFPKTKHGAVAGLILFFTAVSAAAIAPLMGFVADSFGGDMRYGFILATILAGLLFVGMIYNFIKDPAASALKQANITEYNQ